The genomic stretch CAAAcattatcctttttttttttttttgtagtaaaacggTGGTTTATTTTCACATGGTTAGCtgtattatcttttttttttttttttttttactgtgttgctttatataacatttacattgttaCGTGCTTTGTTAAAACAGATGTCATGCAAAGTCCACAGAACAACACGTTTCACTTATAAAATTGCAAACTGGTTCATTTCAGTTTGAAAACAGTCCTGAAGCAGCTATACAAGCATGCGCGACCTTTTCTAATACATAACGTAAGAAAGAATAAATGACTTACTCAATACAAACGATtgcttctttcagatgaaatcGCTTCTTAAAATACAAGCGTTCATCCTCCAAATGTTCGTCTTctgaagaagaggaagaagaaaatgaaaactcttCCTCGCTGTCCATGCTGGTCTGGAGAGCTCCCTCGCGTGTGTTTTCCATCGACGAAAGGTGAATAAAGCTAAAACGTGCTGCCAGATTTATACCGTGGGGCGTTTAACGCGAGTCTGCACCTCATATAAAATCATTAGCATATGAATAAAGCGCTCTTCGGGTGAGAATAGTAAAATCTGCGTTAAAAACCAGAACAGGAAAAAATGATACCTCTCCTTAAACTTTGTCTTTCGTACACATACATGGTCTAACTCTGCTTCGCGCTCTTTCCAATATAAAATGGCTGGAGTATCTTCTCTCTGATTGGGTACATTTACGGAAGGACTGCATAGCACGTATTTCATTGGAGGGAAAACGCGGGCTGAATAGGCACGTATGCTCCATAGTCTCCACCCCTAAAAATCCTTCCATGCAAGttcctgtttcattgtttttattttcccgCGTACATTATGGGAGCCACTGTTTTCTAAACTGTTTCACTGTGTTGCGTTTTAAACGCTGAAACGGAATTCTTGTAGATAGAGAGTGGATACATGGGAAGCATTTCTTAACATACCCACCTTGAGAACAACTTAAGTTAATAAAAGTCACTTgaaaattaatttcagtttagaAAAGTCAAAACGATAGCTCAGCATTTACGAAAGCCATTTACTTCTTCATACAATATCATTTGTTAAGGTTAAAAGAAAAGACTCCTAACTATGCATAAAGATAACATAATTCAAAATGACAATAATCGTAATAACAGATATACTCCTTTTGGAAATGTGGGTGGCTCTTAAAAGAGCCGTTGGGTTTGTATAGACAGTATAGAGTAATGTTTAACCTCCGAAACCATACAAAGTGCgacttaattattttttatctcataacaGAATGTCTGGATTCTAAAAATCTTACAAGAGGAGATTTACAATCGTTTATAGGACCTAGTTGAAACATATGAAGGCGGAGCTGGGCAAGGACATAGGAGTCAGGAGACTGAAACTGCAGAGATTCTTCCCTCTATCTTTCTGGAATAGCTGTGTTGATAGTCGGAAATTACCTCATAAATAGTTAATCAGAAATAACataaatttctttcaaattctttaaaaatattacccGAGCAACTGTCTGTGAACAGATCTGTGATACTGATATACTTCGCCCAGCTTTcagctttttttagttttatttattttcacttctGACATGTCCTTCcataagaaatattatttgattGAATTGTCACTTTGGTTGGTTAGATTAATATCCATATATACATGTTAGCACGCATAACTACATGCACGGTGATTATAAACCACCACTATTTTTAATCGGGTTTTACTTTAATCTTATTTTCAGTGAAGAcggtttcattttatttgatttatttatttgtttctggCTAGCTGTCCCTGAACGTTATAACTTCCACTGGCATAAACAattgcatttcatttatttctatattgcTAGTGTTAGTTGTACTCTCAGACTGAAAGTTTTGAAAGTCAGAACTAAAAGTGTAGTTACAAAACGCTTTTGCATATGTGGCAATGTGTGAAGGAGACTGTTGTCAATGAAGTTCAAGAATAAAATGCCAATTTCTACTGCTGTGTAAATCGATATTTCATTAAATGGTTACGAGCAGATAGCGAGAGTATAAGTGGACTTGAGAGTGCCTGAACAATGATTTCTTAAAACAGACCTACAGTATTAGCAAGCATGATGTGTAAGTTACGCACCAGAGTTGAGCACAAcccttgatttaaaaaaaaaaaaaaaaaaaaaaaaaaacatatatatatatatatatatatatatatatatatatatatatatatgtatatatgtatatatatatatacataacagtAGAATAATGGAGTAAAGAGAGCAAAGCAGTTCAAAACTACTAAGTCACGAAATCGCACCAAAAGTAAAAGTAGGTGGCTCTGAAAAGAGCCTTTGGGCGTTCTGTACAGTAATCAAGTTTTAGCTTATTTACTTCTTAGGCCACAACGCAGGCTGGATGTTGGGCAGCACACCTCCCTGAGCGATGGTCACTCCGCCCAGGAGTTTGTTCAGCTCCTCATCGTTGCGCACCGCCAGCTGCAGGTGACGGGGGATGATACGGGTCTTCTTGTTGTCCTGAGCGGCGTTTCCAGCCAACTCCAAGATCTCAGCAGTCAGATACTCGAGCACAGCGGCCAAATAAACGGGAGCACCAGCACCAACTCGCTCGGCATAGTTGCCTTTACGGAGAAGCCTGTGAACACGACCGACGGGGAACTGCAGTCCTGCCCTGGATGAGCGGGTCTTGGCCTTTGCTCTGGCTTTGCCTCCAGTTTTACCTCTTCCACTCATTAtttaattaaccctttaactgtcaccgccCCACCTGTGGGGACACAAAGTGTCCGCTTTTTTCGCTGTCTTTTTTCTctatcaaatattttagtaatcatcataaattatatatcatttgaaagcttagaagcccaaaaatcatcctgttacCATTTTGAAATCAGACATTATGTTACTATGGAAATGGTACTGTAAAATCTTTTGGCGGTCTCCTCCCCCTTAGCAGCGGTGTCAAgtatcatattacaaaatgcattatggtCTTTTAGAATCCatactttttataatcttgacaaaaaacatgtcattgGAAAGGTCTGAGTCTCAGGATTTCATATTTGGTGGTTATTTTGTGATAGAAGTAAAATTGACAGAAAAATTTAGAcgtttgtgacagaaaaatgcattttaaaaaattatatagagTTCGTATGGCACCCGGTGGCTGTGGTATTACGCCCTAAACAAACTTTTACAGGaacctcaattttttttcagatcaacttcaaatttggaacataacttatttagacataaggcttcaatttgatatcaaatttaGGGGGGGGTTAATGTTGCTATTACTGCTTTCAAACGCAGAAATAAGGCGTTGTAGCCTGACCATTACTTTTTAAGAGACCGTCCTCCTCGTCCATTGGCCAGAGTTAGTCACAGTTGAAAACCAATCACTGCACGTCCCTCCGAAAACTTCAAACCCCTCCTCTCTCTGCCAACCTACTCATTCTCAAAcagaatttttaaaagattttactTACAAAATGTTCAATGCAGAAGAAGATAAAATAACTAAGGTTACACAatcatgcattaaaataaatgtccaCATAAACACTGGaaaagcacactttttttttttttttttccaaagtagATTAGCCTCTGATAttattttcaaatcaagcctAGCATCCGATGATTCAGCTACATGCGTCCAATCAGTTAATGtttcaaatattatattcaAGATACTCATGTGAATAAATGGTAATCATCAATGCATGTTTTAGACgtagtaaataatataatgtattgtgGATTGTATTTTACTGAGATAAAAGCACACAAGCTCCCTGAGTTTACACTCTCTCTCAAACGCCTCAAtaagcatttaattaaattaattttaattaaaatgttgctCTTTAATCGTAGCAAGTGGGTGGCTCTTAAAAGAGCCGTTTTGTTGTCAAAAGAAACAAGcagtgatatttatttatttttgggagTGCTGGTTTTTCTGCCTTGACTTTCCCACTCAAAACGTCTTATAATCACCAATCacgaagaaagaaaaaaagcataagcttgtttgttttatacattAACTCTTGGAGAGAGCAGGGACTtcagcaaaaatatcaaaaattatttaaacaccAACGAAAATTGAAAACGCCTTTGCGATCTAGTTCCATAGATAAACCTTACAttaaaccaggattaggccatagttcaactAAACATTGATGCATCTTTTATACACatgctttagaaaaaaaaaaaaaaaaaaaatcactggtgtatctttaaacaaaacaatttctttcaaataaaacacACGTGCTGaaactactttaaaaattataaaaaaaaaaaaaaaaaaaaaaaaaaaaaaagaaagcaagagAAAGATAGTGTATTTGTGTTGTTACTAAACAACTCACATAACACGAAATGAACTCTTTTCACTGAAAACGGGGGTGGCTCTTAAAAGAGCCTTTGTGTTCGTATGATGGTACGGGTATGGTTAACCTCCAAAGCCATACAAGGTACGTCCCTGCCGTTTCAGAGCGTATACAACGTCCATAGCGGTGACGGTCTTTCTCTTGGCGTGCTCAGTGTAGGTAACAGCATCACGGATCACGTTCTCCAAGAACACTTTCAGAACACCGCGAGTCTCCTCGTAGATCAGACCGGAGATACGCTTGACACCACCACGGCGAGCGAGACGACGGATAGCGGGTTTGGTGATTCCCTGGATATTATCACGCAAAACTTTACGATGACGCTTAGCGCCTCCTTTCCCGAGTCCTTTACCGCCTTTGCCTCTTCCAGACATGGTTTCAACTTTTCACGTTCCTATGCTGTACAGcaaaacttgtgaaaaatgacGTTCTGCGCGAAGAGCTTTACAGTAGCCTACAGGACCTAACTGAAACACACGAAGGCGGAGCTATGCAACATCATACGATACACGTCATTAGTTTCAGTACGGAAAATCTAGGAGAATCTAGGGTTCTCTACAGTATGTTTTCTACGTAGTTTACAGGTCTGACCGTTTGTTAAAATGTATCTTAATCTGTGCACCCAAACTTTCCAAAGAGCGGTCAGACTTCTCAAAAGCTTtgaaacataatataatataaaacgtGGCAAAAACTTTGAGATAAAGAGAATCAGCTTTTATTTGTCGTATGTGCAATCATACAAGAAATTTGAGagtttatttacatacatacatacataatcaTTCATGACATTTCAATAGAAGAACATTTAACCCTCTGGTGCTCTTCGTTTCGGAGTCACACTTGTGCTCTTCGCGGTCAGAAGTGACCGGACACCTGTAACGcatcttgtaatttttttcagtaaaaccattcaaattcatttttgtttaataatattttttcttttttattttgcattttgagagggttttgtggtaataattaatatttatgctgtaattaatatccatttttttgccattgagaataattaaaattttatttattttttttaaattattattttttaattaatgcagtATTTCAGGTTAAAATAGAGACTCAGCCATTCAACACTAATTTTTGAAGGCAGATTAGCGCCATCTGGTTGTAAAAAACGAGAAAAACATCTGTAATGACAGGTGTAACTTGATGCCTGTATAGTTCTCTACAGAGCAGCTTGTGAATTGCCTAGTTGTTTTTAGACAATtgattcagcatttttattaggtggaatagctgaacatacatttaaataatctcAAAGACTATTTCTTATCCAGTTTGGGAtagttttttgttataaatatgatttgaagtgttaattttttgtattatgatTACAGTCAAACCTAAACATTGTGTTAGAAAGAGAACACAAGGAAGTATTTGTTACccattttttaattcagaatttgtacaaaaaaaaaaaaatacaattaattccTTTTTAACACTTTATGTCTTTTGCACTCtagatatgtatttttttaaaaaaaattttatattttacatattctcaaaatttgctgtgttacagttcatttgtgtgtgtggatgtgtgagagagacagaaaacatTCCACACACAGTCAAGGGTTGTGAGATTTGATGACAAGAACAAGAGCTGCAAGAAATCAAAATGACAAGCTGTCACTCGTCTGAGATATTTGAGAAAAATGGGTAAATGTACAGTCCATGGACATGAGAGAAACCTGGGTAAGCAAGTTGTGAAACAAACGATGCATGACCTTCAGGAACATATCGCCAtgtgactattattattattatttttttttacttcttatGCTGTTGACACAAAGCTTcttcaaaaaaggaaaaaacgcTCGAAACAATGTAATGGAACAAGCCCGAGCTTCCAAATGCACAGTtcataggtgtgtgtgtgtgtgtgtgtttatgaatgtgTATGTTTTAGAGTAACACCCCTTCACTGTTGTGAGCTTTCGCTGAATTATGACTGAGTTATTGAATGGATTTTACATATTCTCAAAACTCTGCTCTGTTTATAGACACCGTAGttcatagtgtgtgtgtgtgtgtgtgtgtgtgtgtgtgtgtgtgtgcacgtctGTGTGTGAGTGGATGTGTCTACATCAGTGTCACCCCTTCACTTTTTTCAGCGTTGCAGCTGATTTGTAGATTGTATACATAGATACTCTCTGAATTTGTATATGCAAGAGAGTGTGTGTCTTTTGCACTCTggatatgtaatttttttatatatattttttttattttacatattctcaCTTTGCTGTGTTACAGTTcatttgtgcgtgtgtgtggatgtgtgagaaagagacagaaaaattctctaaatttttgcatttttgtcgttttcccattcatttcctgtggtcggtcatttttgaccaaagagcacaagttgtttttttgttttttttggaatcgtgccctcattttttatgtgtgttcacATTCCAAATGCCATAAAAGTCACTGAATTTGGTACCGTTCTGATGAAGctgtgatttttgaaaaattcaaaaccGAAAATGTTTCGGTCAAAAGTGACCGAAGAGAGGtgtgtatataatgtgtgtgtgtgtgtgtgtgtgtgtgtgtgaatgggtgtgtttatgaatgggtgtgttttagagtgtcaccccttcactgctgtgtactttttttcagcattgtggaGGAATTGTAGATTGTACACACAAAAATTCtctgaatatttgtatttttgtcgatttcccattcatttcctgtgGTCGGTCATTTTAGACCAAAGAgcacaagttgtttttttttttttttttttggaatcgtgccctcattttttatgtgtgttcacATTCCAAATGCCATAAAAGTCACTGAATTTGGTACCGTTCTGATGAAGCtgtgattttttgaaaaattcaaaaccGAAAATGTTTCGGTCAAAAGTGACCGAAGAGAGGtgtgtatataatgtgtgtgtgtgtgtgtgtgtgtgtgtgtgtgtgtgaatgggtgtgtttatgaatgggtgtgttttagagtgtcaccccttcactgctgtgtactttttttcagcattgtggaGGAATTGTAGATTGTACACACAAAAATTCtctgaatatttgtatttttgtcgatttcccattcatttcctgtgGTCGGTCATTTTAGACCAAAGAgcacaagttgtttttttttttttttttttttggaatcgtgccctcattttttatgtgtgttcacATTCCAAATGCCATAAAAGTCACTGAATTTGGTACCGTTCTGATGAAGCtgtgattttttgaaaaattcaaaaccGAAAATGTTTCGGTCAAAAGTGACCGAAGAGAGGCgtgtatataatgtgtgtgtgtgtgtgtgtgtgtgtgtgtgtgtgaatgggtgtgtttatgaatgggtgtgttttagagtgtcaccccttcactgctgtgtactttttttcagcattgtggaggatttgtagattgtacacacaaaaattctctgaatatttgtatttttgtcgatttcccattcatttcctatgGTCGGTCATTTTAGACCGAAGAGTACAagtgtgactatttttttttttacgaccaCTTAGCCTGCTTGAATCATgccctcaattttttttttgttgacatTCCAAATGGCATAAAAGTCACAGAGTTTCATACCATTCCGATGaagctgtgatttttaaaattttaaaacagaaaaattttcGGTCAGAAGTGACCGAAGAGCACCAGAGGGTTAAATGAGACTAAGGATTATATCAACAAAAACATTGTATACGTCTGGAACAGAAGATATATGTACAGGTTTGTGCACTGTGTACTGTATTAACagctgtatatataaaaaaaagcgTGTGCATGTATGTACATGATATCTAATTATTGCCTCTCaattactgaaaattaattatataaacaaatggtAATTTCTGTGTTATCTTTTTTAAGATGGAGATAACATGGGGGGCTTTTTGTGATGATCTATTGAACAGCGAT from Labeo rohita strain BAU-BD-2019 unplaced genomic scaffold, IGBB_LRoh.1.0 scaffold_345, whole genome shotgun sequence encodes the following:
- the LOC127160416 gene encoding histone H2A — encoded protein: MSGRGKTGGKARAKAKTRSSRAGLQFPVGRVHRLLRKGNYAERVGAGAPVYLAAVLEYLTAEILELAGNAAQDNKKTRIIPRHLQLAVRNDEELNKLLGGVTIAQGGVLPNIQPALWPKKSKQ
- the LOC127160417 gene encoding histone H4 → MSGRGKGGKGLGKGGAKRHRKVLRDNIQGITKPAIRRLARRGGVKRISGLIYEETRGVLKVFLENVIRDAVTYTEHAKRKTVTAMDVVYALKRQGRTLYGFGG